One Opitutia bacterium DNA segment encodes these proteins:
- a CDS encoding excinuclease ABC subunit UvrC encodes MPESRSIDAIREKVRALPDTPGVYLMKDRLGRIIYVGKAKSLKKRVSSYFQPGRTRQLRHQPKIRTLIEMIADFETIDVKSEPEALLLEGKLIKQWRPKYNTDFTDDKRFLLVRVNLEHEMPHFALTRFRKEDRSRYFGPFAHSGLLRRTLATMRKQYGVLLGDAHPIKLPDGRYQLYEDVRAELYGWPNEVTSADYRARVEQACDFLDGKSREWLDELREEMKARAAKQEYEKAAELRDVVLALERTLSKTRKFTRDLTQLRPNEEALRLLGEALSLPGPPAHMECFDISHISGTFVVASMVHFADGVPDKNNYRRFSIKSFIGNDDFRAMEEVVGRRYRRLIEERKQFPDLVVIDGGRGQIAAALKAFLALECPPPKMIGLAKKHETIIFPDGRDPLNLPLGHPGLNILQRLRDEAHRFANTYNADLRSRKIRESILDDFPGLGEKRKNALLAHFGSIDRLRAATPEEIAQAEGIGPKFAAELHAFLAAPAEPGAQPD; translated from the coding sequence ATGCCCGAATCCCGCTCCATCGACGCCATCCGCGAGAAGGTCCGCGCGCTGCCGGACACGCCGGGCGTCTACCTGATGAAGGACCGGCTCGGCCGCATCATCTACGTCGGCAAGGCCAAGAGCCTGAAAAAGCGCGTCTCGTCCTACTTCCAGCCCGGCCGCACGCGCCAGCTGCGCCACCAACCGAAGATTCGCACGCTGATCGAGATGATCGCCGACTTCGAGACCATCGACGTGAAGTCCGAGCCCGAGGCGCTGCTGCTCGAGGGCAAGCTGATCAAGCAGTGGCGCCCGAAATACAACACGGACTTCACCGACGACAAACGCTTCCTCCTCGTCCGCGTGAACCTCGAGCACGAGATGCCGCACTTCGCGCTCACGCGCTTCCGCAAGGAGGACCGCTCGCGCTACTTCGGGCCGTTCGCGCACTCCGGCCTGCTCCGCCGCACGCTCGCCACGATGCGCAAGCAATACGGCGTGCTCCTCGGCGACGCGCACCCGATCAAGCTCCCCGACGGCCGCTACCAACTCTACGAAGACGTCCGCGCCGAACTCTACGGCTGGCCCAACGAAGTCACGTCCGCCGACTACCGCGCGCGGGTGGAGCAAGCCTGCGACTTCCTCGACGGCAAGAGCCGCGAATGGCTCGACGAGCTACGCGAGGAGATGAAGGCGCGCGCCGCCAAGCAGGAATACGAGAAAGCCGCCGAACTCCGCGACGTCGTGCTCGCCCTCGAACGCACGCTGTCGAAAACCCGCAAGTTCACGCGCGACCTCACCCAACTGCGCCCGAACGAGGAGGCGCTGCGCCTGCTCGGCGAGGCGCTCAGCCTGCCCGGCCCGCCGGCGCACATGGAGTGCTTCGACATCTCACACATCAGCGGCACGTTCGTCGTCGCCTCGATGGTGCACTTCGCCGACGGCGTGCCGGACAAGAACAACTACCGCCGCTTCTCCATCAAGAGCTTCATCGGCAACGACGACTTCCGCGCGATGGAGGAAGTCGTCGGCCGCCGTTACCGCCGGCTGATCGAGGAGCGGAAGCAGTTCCCCGACCTCGTCGTCATCGACGGCGGCCGCGGCCAGATCGCGGCGGCGTTGAAGGCGTTCCTCGCCCTCGAATGCCCGCCACCGAAAATGATCGGTCTCGCGAAGAAGCACGAGACGATCATCTTCCCCGACGGACGCGACCCGCTCAACCTGCCGCTCGGCCACCCGGGGCTGAACATCCTGCAACGCCTCCGCGACGAGGCGCACCGCTTCGCCAACACCTACAACGCCGACCTGCGCTCGCGCAAAATCCGCGAGAGCATCCTCGACGACTTTCCCGGCCTCGGCGAAAAGCGGAAAAACGCGCTCCTCGCTCACTTCGGCTCCATCGACCGACTCCGCGCGGCCACCCCGGAGGAGATCGCGCAAGCCGAAGGCATCGGCCCGAAGTTCGCCGCCGAGCTGCACGCGTTCCTCGCCGCGCCGGCAGAACCGGGCGCGCAACCGGATTGA
- a CDS encoding CinA family nicotinamide mononucleotide deamidase-related protein, producing the protein MAASPSNNSQPASAGKSSPRFELVTLGDELLLGLTANSHLTWIGAQLGRRGVQLDRNVTISDDADTIARQFRESWARADVIITTGGLGPTCDDRTREVVAEVLGQELVFDPALMAAIEERFAKFNRTCTPNNRKQAFRFSRGEVFPNPNGTAPGLWAQQDGKVLVMLPGPPNELQPMFTDQVLPLLAQLGLVSETESYIQIRTAGVGESMLETRFQPIFDRFPGLGIAYCAHQWQVDCRVSSPDGKYSRATLEAIADECASLLGDDFVCFGHDSLAKVAADHLRQGGRTLAVAESCTGGLLSNSFTDICGASKFFMGGIVGYSNDAKMLLLDCPECLLSQHGAVSAECAVAMACGVAEQLSADYGLAITGYAGPTASGKCCDDNGVGTIFIGLHSPAGDWSKKLSYPGQRPAVKQRAVTAAIDWLRREIVREARRATSPLVN; encoded by the coding sequence ATGGCCGCCTCTCCGTCGAACAATTCCCAGCCCGCCTCGGCTGGCAAATCATCTCCGCGCTTCGAGCTCGTCACGCTCGGCGACGAGTTGCTGCTCGGGCTGACGGCGAACTCCCACCTGACCTGGATCGGCGCGCAGCTCGGCCGGCGCGGCGTGCAACTCGACCGCAACGTCACCATTTCCGACGACGCCGACACGATCGCGCGGCAGTTCCGCGAGAGTTGGGCGCGCGCCGACGTCATCATCACGACCGGCGGCCTCGGGCCCACGTGCGACGATCGCACCCGCGAGGTCGTCGCGGAGGTGTTGGGACAGGAACTCGTGTTCGATCCCGCGCTCATGGCGGCGATCGAGGAGCGGTTCGCGAAATTCAACCGCACTTGCACGCCCAACAACCGCAAGCAGGCCTTCCGGTTTTCGCGCGGTGAAGTTTTCCCGAATCCCAACGGCACCGCGCCCGGGCTCTGGGCGCAGCAGGACGGCAAAGTGCTCGTGATGCTGCCCGGTCCGCCGAACGAGCTGCAGCCCATGTTCACCGATCAGGTGCTGCCGCTGCTGGCGCAGCTCGGGCTCGTCTCGGAAACCGAATCCTACATCCAGATCCGCACGGCCGGCGTGGGCGAATCGATGCTCGAAACGCGCTTCCAGCCGATCTTCGACCGGTTCCCCGGGCTCGGCATCGCCTATTGCGCGCACCAATGGCAGGTCGATTGCCGCGTGAGCTCGCCGGACGGCAAATACTCCCGCGCGACGCTCGAAGCCATCGCCGACGAGTGCGCGTCGCTGCTCGGCGACGACTTCGTGTGCTTCGGCCACGACTCGCTGGCGAAAGTCGCCGCGGACCACCTGCGCCAGGGCGGACGCACGCTGGCGGTGGCCGAGTCCTGCACCGGTGGATTGCTCTCAAACAGCTTCACGGACATCTGCGGCGCTTCGAAATTCTTCATGGGCGGCATCGTCGGCTACAGCAACGACGCGAAGATGCTGCTCCTCGATTGCCCCGAATGCCTGCTCTCGCAACACGGCGCGGTCAGCGCCGAGTGCGCGGTGGCGATGGCGTGCGGCGTGGCGGAACAGCTCAGCGCCGACTACGGCCTGGCGATCACGGGCTACGCCGGTCCGACCGCGAGCGGCAAGTGCTGCGACGACAACGGCGTCGGCACGATCTTCATCGGCCTGCATTCGCCGGCCGGCGACTGGTCGAAAAAACTCAGCTATCCCGGCCAGCGCCCGGCGGTGAAGCAGCGCGCGGTCACGGCCGCGATCGACTGGCTGCGCCGCGAAATCGTCCGCGAAGCGCGCCGCGCGACGAGTCCGTTGGTGAATTGA